TTCCACTTGTTGCATCGTTGGTTACCTCAGTCTGAGTGGTGCGGGCATTCTATCACGAAGGCTAGACCTGGAATAATAGACGAGATGACTGGGCAGCAAATATTTGAAGGGGAAGCGTATCGTTTTGCGTAAGCTTGGCAGATTTTGAAAATCAACGAGCGAGGCTTATCCGGCAGGGCTTGATTGTCAGAGGGCTGTTCTTTCAAAACTTCAAATTGCAGAGGCGCAGCAAGCATTCACTTTGCGCCTCTGCCTTTATGACTAACTCTGCGGGTATTTCATAGTGAGCGGGTCGGGTAAAGGAATGCGAGTGACCTTGCCCTCTTTCGCGAATTTCATGAGTTGATATTGCGGTTTGTCAGGGTCGCCTTTGGCGATGTCATCGATATTGCCAACCACCAGAATCACCAGTTTGTCCGGTTGCAGGTATTTTTGCGCGACCCGCAAAATGTCATCAGCGGTGACCGCTTTGATGCGCTCGCGATATTTTTCCCAGAAATCGGCGGCGCGACCGGTGTATTCGTCCTGCGCGAAGGTCCCGGCAATCTGCGCGGCGCTCGAAAAATTCAACGAAAAGGTTTCGACGAATTGATTGATTGAAGTATTCAACTCTTCGGGTTTGATTTTTTCTGTGCGGATGCGATTGATTTCCTGCAAAACAATTTCAATCGCTTGCGCCGTAGTCGAACTCTTCGATTGAAATGACGCGGTAAACGACGTTGGATAATAAGTGCCAAATCCGAAATCGGAACCGGCGCTATAAGCCAAGCCTTCATCCGAACGCACGCGACCCATAATGCGCGATGTAAAACCGCCACCTCCGAGGATGTCGTTCATAATCGCCAGCGCGTAATAATCGGGATTGTCCCGCGTCGTGCTGAGGTGTCCGAGGGTGACGCGACCTTGATTGACATCCGGTTTATTGACCACATAAAGACCCGGCACCGGTGTGTGCGTCGGTTTGGGAACCTGCGCCACCGGTTCACGACCGGCGTCCCAACCGCGCATGGCGTTTTCGAGTTTGGCTTTCATCTCGGCGGTATTGAAATCGCCCGACACCGCAAAGATGAAATTCGCCGGGTTGTAATATTTTTTATGAAAGGCGAGCAAATCATCGCGCGTGATGCTTTCAATCGAAGCTTTGGTTGAAAGTCGCGTCGAAAAATGATTATCGCCATACATCAAGCGTTCCCATTCGCGGGATTCGATGCCCTCGGTGTCGTCGTTGCGGCGTTCCATGGCTTGCAGAATTTGCGTCTTGGCGAGTTTCAACCGGTCTTCCTGAAAGCCCGGATTTTTCAGCATATCGAAAAACAGGGCGAGGGCTTTATCAATATCTTTCGATAAGCAATTGAAATTTGCGCTGCCCTGTGTATTGCCGATGCCGCTGCTGAGTATCGCCGCCAGAAAATCCGCTTCTTCATCAAAATCTTCGGCTTTTTTAGTGGTGGTTCCGCCCGAACGAATCTGGCTGCCGGTGAGGCTTGCGAGTCCGTCTTTGCCTTCGGGTTCCAGATAATCACCTGTGCGAACAATGACCGTAACGTTGATGAGCGGCAAGGTGTGGTCTTCGACCATATAGGTCACGACGCCGTTTGCCAACACCTGACGATACTTGGCGCGTTGCGGCGGCGTGTAAACCAGGGTCGGGTATTTCAATTGGTCTGGATGCGCGACGATGCCGCTTTGAGTTGTCGGTTTGGCTTTTTGAGCAATTGAAAAACTCGGCGTCAAAGCGAGAAAGAGGCTCAATGCAATGCCAATCGCTAACGATCTTTCAAGTGCAGTTGCTGACGTGAACCTGACGGTTCGCAGAACTGCTTTCACCGCAGAGGCGCAGAGAACGCAGAGATAGCGCAGAGACGGAATTCTTTCTCTGCCAACTTTCAACGTCTTTTGCGACGCTGCGGTTAATGAAAATTGAGTTGGAGAAATTTGAGGTTCCTTTGAGACTTTCAAACCGGATTCTTCACAGCACAATTGCTTCTTCATTTTCTCGTTCACTGTTTTCCTCCTTCCAACTGCTTCAATCTCTCTTCGAGGAGTTTTTTGGCATATTTGAATGCCGCTTTTTGTTCGGGCGGGGCGCTGGCTTCCTGTTGTTGAATCGAACTGAGAATCTGTTTGACCTGTTCGACTTTCAGTTGCGGCAGCATGGATTTGAGTCGTTGAATTTGCGCGCGTTCCTGTTCGCCCAGGGCAGCCAGTTCCGGGTCTTCGGGGGTATCGCTCTTCTTGGTGTAATAAATCGCCACATTGCGGTTTTCTTTGGCGAAATATTTTTTGGCGACGCGCTGAATATCGGCTGCGGTGACGGCTTGCAGCAACGGCGGGTCGGTGTTGATGGATTGCCAGGTGCGGCTCGATTCGCGCAACAGCAATTGCACCATCAATCCGAAATTGGATTGCAGTTGACGGAAATTATTTGCCGCCAGTTGATTTTTAATCT
This genomic window from Acidobacteriota bacterium contains:
- a CDS encoding pitrilysin family protein codes for the protein MKAVLRTVRFTSATALERSLAIGIALSLFLALTPSFSIAQKAKPTTQSGIVAHPDQLKYPTLVYTPPQRAKYRQVLANGVVTYMVEDHTLPLINVTVIVRTGDYLEPEGKDGLASLTGSQIRSGGTTTKKAEDFDEEADFLAAILSSGIGNTQGSANFNCLSKDIDKALALFFDMLKNPGFQEDRLKLAKTQILQAMERRNDDTEGIESREWERLMYGDNHFSTRLSTKASIESITRDDLLAFHKKYYNPANFIFAVSGDFNTAEMKAKLENAMRGWDAGREPVAQVPKPTHTPVPGLYVVNKPDVNQGRVTLGHLSTTRDNPDYYALAIMNDILGGGGFTSRIMGRVRSDEGLAYSAGSDFGFGTYYPTSFTASFQSKSSTTAQAIEIVLQEINRIRTEKIKPEELNTSINQFVETFSLNFSSAAQIAGTFAQDEYTGRAADFWEKYRERIKAVTADDILRVAQKYLQPDKLVILVVGNIDDIAKGDPDKPQYQLMKFAKEGKVTRIPLPDPLTMKYPQS